In Paenibacillus phoenicis, one genomic interval encodes:
- the obgE gene encoding GTPase ObgE, protein MFVDKAKIYVKGGDGGDGLVAFRREKYVPEGGPAGGDGGKGGDVIFRVDEGLRTLMDFRYQRHFKAQRGEKGRNKSQHGANAENMIVRVPPGTVVIDDDTQEVLADLTRHGQEVVVARGGRGGRGNIRFATPNNPAPELAEHGEEGEERWVVLELKVMADVGLVGFPSVGKSTLLSVVSAAKPKIGAYHFTTITPNLGVVDVGDGRSFVMADLPGLIEGAHEGVGLGHEFLRHVERTRLIVHVVDMAGSEGRDPFDDWQKINDELRLYNADLEKRPQIVAANKMDMPEAAANLEKFRAEVAKVRGDLEIMPISSLTRQGVQELLYRVAELLEQIPEAPAIEEVTELAERKIYKLDKKEDEGFTIRRENETFVVESAKIERMMKRMQLNSHDAILKLARTLRHMGVDDELRKRGAKDGTLVRIGDFEFEFVEGSSYY, encoded by the coding sequence ATGTTTGTAGATAAAGCGAAAATTTATGTCAAGGGGGGCGACGGCGGCGACGGGCTGGTCGCTTTTCGCCGGGAGAAATACGTGCCCGAAGGCGGTCCGGCCGGCGGTGACGGCGGCAAAGGCGGCGACGTGATTTTCCGCGTTGATGAAGGCTTGAGAACGCTGATGGATTTCCGCTATCAACGGCATTTCAAGGCGCAGCGCGGAGAGAAGGGGCGGAATAAGAGCCAGCACGGAGCAAATGCGGAGAACATGATCGTCCGGGTCCCCCCCGGAACGGTTGTCATTGACGACGATACCCAAGAGGTGCTTGCCGATTTGACGCGCCATGGGCAGGAGGTGGTTGTGGCCCGCGGAGGTCGTGGAGGTCGCGGCAATATCCGGTTCGCTACGCCAAACAACCCGGCACCTGAGCTGGCAGAGCATGGCGAAGAGGGCGAAGAACGCTGGGTCGTGCTCGAGCTGAAGGTGATGGCCGATGTCGGACTGGTCGGGTTCCCTAGCGTTGGGAAATCGACGTTGTTATCCGTTGTATCGGCAGCAAAACCAAAGATCGGCGCCTACCATTTCACAACGATCACCCCGAATTTGGGGGTTGTTGATGTGGGCGACGGCCGGAGCTTCGTGATGGCGGATTTGCCTGGATTGATCGAAGGGGCCCATGAAGGCGTTGGTCTGGGCCATGAGTTCTTGCGGCACGTCGAGCGGACGCGGTTGATCGTCCATGTCGTTGACATGGCTGGCTCGGAAGGGCGGGATCCTTTTGACGATTGGCAGAAAATTAACGACGAGCTGCGGCTGTACAATGCCGATTTGGAGAAACGCCCGCAGATCGTAGCCGCCAATAAGATGGATATGCCTGAAGCGGCAGCGAATTTGGAGAAATTCCGTGCCGAAGTCGCCAAGGTGCGCGGGGATTTGGAGATTATGCCGATTTCTTCATTGACTCGTCAGGGTGTCCAAGAGTTGCTCTACCGCGTGGCGGAGCTGCTGGAGCAAATTCCGGAGGCGCCTGCGATCGAAGAAGTGACCGAACTGGCGGAACGCAAAATTTACAAATTGGACAAAAAGGAAGACGAAGGCTTTACGATCCGCCGCGAAAACGAGACTTTCGTGGTGGAAAGCGCGAAGATCGAGCGGATGATGAAGCGGATGCAGCTGAATTCGCATGACGCCATCCTGAAGCTGGCCCGCACGCTGCGGCATATGGGGGTAGACGATGAGCTTCGCAAGCGGGGGGCCAAGGACGGTACGCTGGTCCGCATCGGGGACTTCGAGTTTGAGTTCGTTGAAGGCAGCAGCTACTACTGA
- a CDS encoding Rne/Rng family ribonuclease: MKRMIVHCGPGSTEIALLENGKLVEYAAERSQHRGLVGSFVKGKVVNVIPGMQAAFVDIGQKKNAFLYIDDVLHPHLEKQPKQKPSIAELLKPGQELVVQVVKEAIGNKGARVTTHYSLPGRWLVYMPTAGYVAVSKKIACEEEKQRLKLLGEELRSEEEGLILRTVAEEEDGKAIAEDLAQLRKQWAAIQEKAKHAAAPVVLHQDLSMIQRLMRDVYSPETDELIMDCPEQAEEALAFLQAMLPGETPRIIVHESEVPIFDYYEVRQQMEKDFQRKIWLPGGGYLVWDTTEALTVIDVNTGKFTGGDSLEDTVFRTNLEAAQEMARLIRLRDTGGIIIVDFIDMNSDEHRSAVWERLEQALAGDRTQHHILGWTKLGLLEMTRKRMREEITVIS; this comes from the coding sequence ATGAAGAGGATGATTGTTCACTGCGGACCTGGCTCTACCGAAATTGCGCTTCTAGAAAACGGCAAGCTGGTGGAATATGCGGCGGAGCGTTCTCAACATCGAGGACTGGTTGGCAGCTTTGTGAAAGGCAAAGTGGTTAATGTCATTCCGGGTATGCAGGCCGCTTTTGTGGATATCGGTCAAAAAAAGAATGCGTTTCTCTATATCGACGACGTGCTGCACCCTCATTTGGAGAAGCAGCCGAAGCAGAAGCCGTCGATCGCGGAGCTTCTGAAGCCAGGCCAAGAGCTGGTCGTACAGGTTGTAAAAGAAGCGATCGGCAACAAAGGTGCGCGGGTGACGACTCATTATTCTTTGCCGGGACGCTGGCTGGTCTATATGCCGACGGCTGGTTATGTTGCCGTCTCCAAGAAGATCGCATGCGAAGAGGAGAAGCAACGCCTCAAGCTGCTTGGTGAGGAGCTGCGCAGCGAGGAGGAGGGATTGATTCTGCGCACGGTCGCCGAGGAAGAGGACGGCAAGGCGATCGCGGAAGATCTCGCGCAGCTGCGCAAGCAATGGGCCGCCATCCAGGAGAAGGCGAAGCATGCGGCAGCTCCGGTCGTACTGCACCAGGATTTAAGCATGATCCAACGTTTGATGCGCGACGTATATAGCCCGGAAACGGACGAACTGATCATGGATTGTCCGGAGCAGGCGGAGGAGGCGCTTGCTTTTCTGCAGGCGATGCTGCCGGGGGAGACGCCGCGCATCATTGTGCATGAAAGCGAAGTGCCGATCTTTGATTATTATGAAGTGAGGCAGCAGATGGAGAAGGATTTTCAGCGGAAAATCTGGCTGCCGGGGGGCGGCTACCTCGTGTGGGACACGACTGAGGCGTTGACCGTGATTGACGTGAATACCGGCAAGTTCACCGGGGGAGACAGCTTGGAGGATACGGTGTTCCGCACCAATCTGGAGGCCGCGCAGGAGATGGCCCGGCTGATTCGGCTGCGGGATACCGGCGGCATTATCATCGTAGATTTTATCGATATGAACAGCGACGAGCATCGATCGGCCGTTTGGGAGCGGCTGGAGCAGGCGCTGGCTGGCGACCGTACACAGCATCATATTTTGGGATGGACCAAGCTCGGCTTGCTGGAAATGACGCGAAAAAGAATGCGGGAAGAGATTACGGTAATCAGTTGA
- a CDS encoding M50 family metallopeptidase, translating into MIKWRGIAISFHPFFVIIMLMSVLTGHFLELLALFTIVFVHEMGHVFAARMYDIKVLSVQMLPFGGVAVMEDAGDLTAGREMVIALAGPLQNLLLIGASLLLHAVGIWDGPFLSYFIQSNLLIALFNLLPILPLDGGKISQALCSLVMPYYATLLWSYRISLLSSALLVAYSFLPLLLGLGGMQLNLLLIGLFLLYSNLTDYRNIPYRFIRFLVNRDRSFSRHLLSGTLAQPIVAEKTKPLDHILRLFKREKYHFIYVMNQQGNIVAVVPEQRVISSFLQGGSGA; encoded by the coding sequence TTGATTAAATGGCGCGGCATCGCGATTTCGTTCCACCCTTTTTTCGTCATTATTATGCTGATGTCTGTGCTGACCGGCCACTTTCTGGAACTGCTTGCCTTGTTCACAATCGTGTTCGTGCATGAGATGGGCCATGTGTTTGCCGCTCGCATGTACGACATCAAAGTCTTGTCCGTCCAAATGCTTCCCTTTGGAGGCGTGGCGGTCATGGAGGATGCGGGGGACCTCACAGCCGGGCGCGAGATGGTTATCGCTTTGGCAGGCCCGCTGCAAAACCTGTTGCTGATCGGCGCCTCCTTACTGCTTCATGCCGTCGGGATCTGGGACGGGCCGTTTTTGAGCTATTTTATTCAAAGCAATCTGCTCATTGCTTTATTTAATCTGCTGCCCATCCTGCCGCTGGACGGCGGCAAAATCTCGCAGGCTTTATGCAGCCTGGTTATGCCTTATTATGCCACGCTGCTCTGGTCTTACCGTATCAGCTTGCTGTCCAGCGCCTTGCTGGTGGCCTACTCCTTCTTGCCGCTATTGCTCGGGTTAGGTGGGATGCAGCTGAATCTTCTGCTCATTGGCCTCTTCCTGCTTTATTCCAATCTGACCGATTATCGGAACATTCCCTATCGTTTTATCCGTTTTCTGGTGAACCGGGATCGCAGCTTTTCCAGACATCTGCTGAGCGGGACGTTGGCCCAACCAATCGTTGCGGAGAAAACGAAACCTTTGGATCACATTTTGCGTCTATTTAAGAGAGAAAAATATCATTTTATTTACGTGATGAACCAACAGGGGAACATCGTGGCGGTCGTTCCGGAACAACGAGTGATTTCCTCTTTCTTACAGGGAGGCTCTGGGGCTTGA
- a CDS encoding M23 family metallopeptidase has translation MDVKSNVKKRRAERIRQLTMEDAVGPLPPDQGWGAAPGRAAAPPRTKPWPVSAGQDDTDPDPELLWKRGQGRWHDPYAGAYGSGKGDDELMGPGPGKRSTFWFAMFVRLVISTLLFAAIWGMNRYEPAWATPIRAFIAKSLTVEMDFQAAQAWYERNFGGAPSFIPIFKTNEDHGLRVGGAAGFSLPIEGSLASPFALSLKGVEIIPDTGSLQVKAIETGRVLRVAREAETGQTVTVQHAGGYVSVYGHLEQISVEKGDWLEGGDVLGSLPPRTQSPLPTLYFAIKKDDRYIDPADVIPFD, from the coding sequence ATGGACGTGAAATCAAATGTCAAAAAGCGGAGAGCGGAGCGGATTCGGCAATTGACGATGGAAGACGCCGTAGGGCCGCTGCCGCCGGATCAGGGCTGGGGAGCTGCCCCCGGACGGGCGGCTGCACCTCCGAGAACGAAGCCATGGCCTGTTAGTGCAGGTCAGGACGACACTGATCCCGATCCCGAGCTGTTATGGAAGCGCGGGCAAGGCCGCTGGCACGATCCTTATGCTGGCGCTTATGGAAGCGGAAAGGGTGACGATGAGCTGATGGGTCCCGGGCCGGGAAAACGTTCGACGTTCTGGTTCGCGATGTTCGTTCGCCTGGTGATTAGCACGTTACTGTTTGCGGCGATCTGGGGCATGAACCGCTATGAGCCGGCCTGGGCGACGCCCATCCGCGCGTTTATTGCCAAGTCGCTTACCGTGGAGATGGATTTCCAAGCGGCCCAAGCCTGGTACGAACGTAATTTCGGAGGGGCACCATCCTTTATTCCCATCTTTAAAACCAATGAAGATCATGGGCTGAGAGTAGGAGGCGCAGCTGGTTTTTCACTGCCGATTGAGGGCAGTCTTGCCAGTCCATTTGCCTTGAGCTTAAAAGGAGTTGAAATTATTCCTGACACCGGCAGCTTGCAGGTCAAAGCCATCGAGACCGGACGGGTGCTTCGCGTTGCCCGGGAAGCCGAGACCGGACAGACCGTGACGGTACAGCATGCCGGGGGATACGTCTCGGTATATGGACATTTGGAGCAGATCTCCGTTGAAAAAGGGGACTGGCTGGAAGGGGGCGATGTTCTGGGCAGCCTTCCGCCGCGAACGCAGTCGCCATTGCCGACGCTTTATTTTGCGATCAAAAAAGATGACCGGTATATCGATCCGGCGGATGTGATTCCATTTGATTAA
- the rpmA gene encoding 50S ribosomal protein L27: protein MLKLDLQLFASKKGVGSTKNGRDSIAKRLGVKRADGQLVTGGSILVRQRGTKIHPGTNVGIGSDDTLFAKIDGVVKFERWGRDRKKVSVYPVETAPVAATVEA from the coding sequence ATGTTGAAATTGGATCTCCAGTTGTTCGCTTCCAAGAAGGGCGTAGGTTCCACGAAGAACGGACGCGACAGCATCGCGAAACGCCTTGGCGTGAAACGTGCTGATGGCCAATTGGTAACGGGCGGAAGCATTCTCGTTCGCCAACGCGGTACGAAAATCCACCCAGGTACAAACGTAGGCATCGGTTCGGACGATACGCTGTTTGCGAAAATCGACGGCGTTGTGAAATTCGAACGTTGGGGTCGCGATCGCAAAAAAGTGAGCGTCTACCCTGTGGAAACCGCTCCTGTAGCGGCTACAGTCGAAGCTTAA
- a CDS encoding ribosomal-processing cysteine protease Prp, translating into MIIVSILRRKNNDIAGFKVEGHAGYAKAGEDIVCAGVSAVTVGTVNSIEALTGIVMDSRMKNGFLSANLPDTVETEEAGAQAQLLLASLVVMLKSIEESYGKYIQIQDVII; encoded by the coding sequence TTGATTATCGTCTCCATATTACGCCGGAAGAATAACGACATCGCAGGCTTTAAGGTGGAAGGCCATGCCGGCTATGCGAAGGCCGGTGAGGACATCGTCTGCGCGGGCGTGTCGGCCGTGACCGTTGGAACGGTCAACTCGATCGAAGCGTTGACGGGCATTGTGATGGACTCCAGGATGAAGAACGGCTTTCTTAGCGCGAATCTTCCTGATACGGTCGAAACGGAAGAAGCCGGAGCACAAGCGCAACTGCTGCTTGCCTCGCTTGTCGTTATGCTGAAGAGTATCGAAGAATCATACGGGAAGTATATTCAGATACAGGACGTCATTATTTGA
- a CDS encoding Spo0B domain-containing protein yields MKHRFMVRAMIVLIALVSLTLAYFLKSPIGQVLLCGALFVLFGLYVRHLRKGAEIERKHLLESVQRTASATLGHHRHDWMNDLQILYGYIQLRKIDKLADCVERIKERMAVESKISRLGIPALVFYLQSFREVNGSIHLDVDIEDELQLDQLLTAEQAEELTEAIVETVRIFQYNGRSSWGETLQLKMSMYREDGEVIVRFEQAGSKGNPEVLVRLLDEGMAGLRVKADRGDAEDGSLRLRVACGKINEVNACL; encoded by the coding sequence ATGAAACATCGGTTCATGGTGAGGGCAATGATCGTGTTGATCGCGCTCGTTAGCCTGACACTAGCTTATTTTCTGAAGTCGCCGATCGGACAGGTCCTCCTGTGCGGGGCTCTTTTCGTGTTGTTTGGGCTATATGTACGGCATCTTCGGAAAGGAGCCGAAATCGAGCGGAAGCATTTGCTGGAATCGGTCCAACGAACGGCCTCCGCCACGCTGGGTCATCATCGCCACGATTGGATGAACGATCTGCAGATTCTATATGGGTATATCCAACTTCGGAAAATTGATAAACTCGCCGATTGCGTGGAAAGAATAAAAGAACGAATGGCCGTAGAAAGTAAAATTTCCAGGTTAGGCATTCCGGCCTTGGTCTTCTACTTACAATCGTTCCGCGAGGTCAACGGTTCGATTCATCTCGACGTTGACATTGAGGACGAACTGCAGCTGGATCAATTGCTTACTGCGGAGCAAGCGGAAGAACTGACGGAGGCCATCGTGGAAACGGTGCGGATCTTCCAGTATAACGGGCGTTCTTCTTGGGGAGAGACGCTGCAGTTGAAGATGTCGATGTACCGTGAGGACGGCGAAGTCATCGTTCGGTTTGAACAGGCCGGTTCCAAGGGGAATCCGGAGGTACTTGTCCGCCTTCTTGATGAAGGAATGGCGGGATTGCGGGTTAAGGCTGACCGTGGCGATGCGGAAGACGGTTCGTTGCGGCTACGGGTGGCTTGTGGAAAAATAAACGAGGTGAACGCATGTTTGTAG
- a CDS encoding ACT domain-containing protein produces MKEHYYLVREDILPEAVVKTLQVKQLLASGDAKTVHEAVAQVGLSRSAFYKYKDGIHQLNQFERESIVTISFDLEHRSGILSKVLALIAGSGGNVLTINQSIPLQGKANVVISVETSRLTEELDEMLDSLQSIPGVRRTQIVGQG; encoded by the coding sequence GTGAAGGAGCACTACTATTTGGTTCGTGAGGATATTTTGCCAGAAGCGGTAGTTAAGACCTTACAGGTAAAGCAGCTCTTGGCCTCCGGCGACGCCAAAACAGTTCATGAGGCTGTTGCTCAAGTGGGGTTAAGTCGCAGCGCTTTTTATAAATATAAAGACGGCATTCATCAACTCAATCAATTCGAACGGGAAAGCATCGTGACCATCTCCTTTGATCTGGAGCACCGGTCCGGGATCTTATCGAAGGTGCTTGCGCTGATCGCCGGTTCCGGCGGCAACGTATTGACGATTAATCAGAGCATCCCGCTACAAGGCAAAGCCAATGTCGTGATCTCCGTGGAAACCTCGCGCTTAACCGAAGAGCTGGATGAGATGCTGGATTCGCTGCAAAGCATTCCGGGCGTAAGGAGAAC
- the rplU gene encoding 50S ribosomal protein L21: MYAIIETGGKQYRVQEGDVLYIEKLNAEDGASVTFDRVLAVSKGEGLVTGTPLVSGASVTAKVEKHGKGQKVIVYKYKPKKNYHKKQGHRQPYTKVTIEKIQA, encoded by the coding sequence ATGTACGCAATTATCGAAACCGGCGGTAAACAATACCGTGTTCAAGAAGGCGATGTGCTTTACATCGAGAAATTGAACGCAGAAGACGGTGCAAGCGTAACGTTCGACCGTGTGTTGGCAGTATCGAAAGGTGAAGGTTTGGTAACGGGAACTCCATTGGTATCCGGCGCTAGCGTAACGGCGAAAGTCGAGAAGCATGGCAAAGGCCAAAAAGTGATCGTTTACAAATACAAACCGAAGAAGAACTACCACAAGAAGCAAGGTCATCGTCAACCTTACACGAAAGTAACGATCGAGAAAATCCAAGCGTAA